In Candidatus Limnocylindrales bacterium, a single window of DNA contains:
- a CDS encoding cytochrome c: MRVYPTRWLAGWMMVTGLTLMIWRVGFAQGVSCSKPIAPCKACHTSAAVMRELVGCMAQPWIIPPEAKEAKNPIPSSPKVLEEGKGLYKVNCEGCHGTQGGELGPIAVKFTIPVPNLGAPTVQAQTDGELFWKISNGKGIMPAWSTILSDEDCWKLVIFIRTFRNP, translated from the coding sequence ATGAGAGTATACCCCACGAGATGGTTAGCTGGATGGATGATGGTCACAGGATTAACTCTTATGATCTGGAGGGTAGGGTTTGCCCAGGGGGTTTCCTGTTCCAAGCCCATAGCACCTTGTAAAGCCTGTCACACCTCGGCTGCTGTGATGAGGGAGTTGGTGGGATGCATGGCTCAACCCTGGATAATCCCACCCGAAGCGAAAGAAGCGAAAAATCCGATTCCAAGTTCCCCTAAAGTCCTCGAAGAGGGCAAAGGGCTTTATAAGGTCAATTGTGAAGGTTGCCATGGAACCCAGGGAGGTGAATTAGGCCCCATCGCAGTGAAATTTACCATACCTGTTCCTAACCTCGGCGCTCCAACCGTCCAGGCCCAGACGGATGGAGAGTTATTTTGGAAGATTTCCAATGGGAAAGGTATCATGCCTGCCTGGAGCACCATTCTGAGCGATGAAGACTGCTGGAAGCTGGTGATCTTTATTCGGACCTTCCGGAACCCATAA
- a CDS encoding ASKHA domain-containing protein, with translation MVNVTFLPQRVTVQVPKGSTLLDAYRSTSLPLFPECAEWGTCGRCRVRLIHHAFPPSSGDLRLLASSDLEAGYRLACFFHVKEDTQVEVAFLDVGPTYKCLDVFQEVTVELRPSVYSRREGDQELIFFDDELLQVRQALDDPLMGIVLDIGTTTLAAYLVDLKTGVQKAALSTRNPQVAYGLDGFSRICYTRSSSKGLCRLQLLCLSAVWRLILQLTRLGGCALEDIFHLVVVGNPVMLHFLLGIDPIEVSPFKPSFTEGKIFPLKDLPLKGLLDEARLETLPLISGNLGADVVATALFLDMERRKDTCLVVDIGTDAKVLLCHQGRLLACSVAAGPAFEGGRVCCGIRAQPGAISRFFYNSERGSLEYQVLGENKPRGISGSGLISLLALLVDVGILLPSGRFHKDTGSLLASRLRDTRDGPELVVASNEGKEILLSQRDVQELQAAKATIAAGVERLLEYAGLSPHQLDRIYLCGAFGTSLDPCAAVRIGLLVPIDLERIVCIGNTAGVGARMVLCHRNFRKTVASIARSVEYLELSSDPRFNDLFVQHLPFPS, from the coding sequence ATGGTCAATGTAACTTTTCTTCCCCAGAGGGTAACGGTTCAGGTTCCGAAGGGAAGCACTCTTCTGGATGCCTATCGGAGCACCTCACTTCCTCTTTTCCCAGAATGTGCTGAATGGGGAACCTGTGGTCGATGCCGAGTTCGTCTTATCCATCATGCTTTTCCCCCCAGTTCTGGAGACTTGCGGCTTCTAGCCTCCTCAGATCTGGAAGCAGGGTACCGTTTGGCCTGTTTCTTTCATGTGAAAGAAGATACCCAGGTGGAGGTGGCTTTTTTGGATGTAGGACCTACCTACAAATGTTTAGATGTCTTCCAGGAGGTTACGGTGGAGTTGCGACCCTCGGTATATTCACGGCGAGAAGGGGACCAGGAGCTAATCTTTTTTGATGACGAACTTTTACAGGTACGCCAGGCTCTGGATGATCCCCTTATGGGGATCGTGTTAGATATAGGTACTACCACCCTGGCCGCCTATCTGGTAGATCTGAAGACGGGAGTTCAAAAGGCGGCCCTCAGTACCCGAAATCCCCAGGTTGCATATGGACTCGATGGTTTCTCCCGCATTTGTTACACCCGCTCCAGCAGCAAGGGTCTATGCCGACTCCAGCTCCTTTGTCTATCTGCCGTGTGGCGGCTCATCCTTCAGTTGACTCGCCTAGGGGGCTGCGCTCTTGAAGATATCTTTCACCTGGTGGTAGTAGGTAATCCTGTTATGTTACATTTTCTACTAGGAATAGATCCTATAGAGGTCTCTCCCTTCAAGCCTTCTTTCACTGAAGGAAAGATATTTCCCCTCAAAGATTTACCCTTGAAGGGGCTTTTGGATGAGGCCAGACTGGAGACCCTTCCACTGATATCAGGTAATCTGGGGGCTGATGTTGTAGCTACAGCTCTCTTCTTGGATATGGAGAGGCGGAAAGACACCTGTCTTGTAGTAGATATAGGAACTGATGCCAAGGTACTTCTGTGCCATCAAGGAAGGCTCTTAGCCTGCTCGGTAGCCGCCGGGCCTGCCTTTGAGGGAGGTCGCGTTTGCTGTGGTATACGGGCCCAGCCCGGCGCTATAAGTCGATTCTTCTACAATTCCGAGAGAGGTTCGTTGGAGTATCAGGTACTGGGTGAGAACAAACCCAGGGGCATCTCCGGTTCAGGACTGATTTCTTTACTTGCTTTGTTGGTAGACGTGGGGATATTGCTCCCCTCAGGCCGCTTCCATAAGGATACTGGTTCCCTCTTAGCTTCCCGGCTCAGGGACACAAGGGATGGACCTGAACTGGTAGTGGCATCTAATGAAGGAAAGGAGATTCTTCTCTCTCAAAGGGATGTGCAGGAACTACAAGCAGCCAAGGCTACCATCGCCGCAGGTGTGGAACGACTGCTGGAATATGCCGGTTTATCCCCCCATCAACTGGATCGGATTTACCTGTGTGGCGCCTTTGGCACTTCCCTGGATCCTTGCGCAGCCGTCCGTATAGGACTTTTAGTACCTATCGACCTTGAGAGAATCGTATGCATTGGAAATACTGCCGGTGTCGGTGCTCGAATGGTCCTCTGCCACAGAAATTTCAGGAAAACCGTTGCTTCTATCGCCCGTTCTGTGGAGTATTTAGAGCTTTCCTCTGATCCCCGCTTCAACGATCTGTTTGTACAACACCTGCCCTTTCCTTCCTAG
- a CDS encoding PCP reductase family protein: MSDDILWTEEALQRVQNAPDFVRPGIYKLMVKRARERGYKVITSEFLTEIRNESMMRVSKVIKKFGFEELSMGAFEVAKEKMQKNPRKVKVIEEIKNFLKQRTEKNERILEKFRSYIETVPERGLPWTEEALKRMERVPPFVRSMAEKTIETEAKRRGEKVVTPEVVETIFHQLIPDTVKQALGIRRTEHSS, translated from the coding sequence ATGTCAGATGATATTCTTTGGACAGAAGAAGCTTTGCAGCGAGTTCAGAACGCACCGGATTTCGTACGGCCGGGTATCTACAAACTCATGGTCAAGCGAGCTCGAGAGCGTGGATATAAAGTCATCACCTCTGAGTTTTTAACCGAGATCCGAAATGAATCCATGATGCGAGTCTCCAAAGTTATTAAGAAGTTTGGGTTTGAAGAACTCAGCATGGGCGCGTTTGAAGTGGCCAAAGAAAAAATGCAAAAAAATCCTCGAAAGGTAAAGGTGATTGAAGAGATTAAGAACTTTCTAAAACAACGTACGGAGAAAAATGAAAGGATTCTGGAGAAATTCAGAAGCTATATAGAGACAGTTCCAGAACGGGGTCTCCCTTGGACAGAAGAAGCCTTAAAGCGCATGGAGAGAGTACCTCCTTTTGTCAGATCTATGGCCGAAAAAACCATTGAAACAGAAGCCAAAAGGCGGGGGGAGAAGGTTGTAACCCCGGAGGTTGTGGAAACCATTTTTCACCAACTTATTCCGGATACCGTTAAACAGGCTTTAGGGATTAGAAGGACAGAACATTCTTCCTAG
- a CDS encoding amidohydrolase family protein codes for MWLSKKDLRKVVKAETHAFRSPAPTQMISSGEFMPLAQTPAQCHVEQRIKEIADIHGKKLGLNRRQFLRTSCGMAAMFLAMNEVFGPLFHIDPVEAADPEAAEERRASLAGEFIFDAQTHHVHNAYSWGGILFLTQYAQGKNPQKKAWNPKLGTMPPTLDWLKFDQYVKEIFLDSDTKVALLSGFTSETPENMALTSDQIVESRNRFNEFTGTRRMLAHGLFWPGKEGNLEEMDRLVKELKIDSWKGYTVGDPLYGESKYPWMMNDEKIAFPCWELAEKSGVRNVCVHKGLMPPDYEQSFKNWRYAGVEDVGEAAKAFPNLNFIIYHSALKPLLDVEETAAEFEKTGYIPWITDLAQIPKKYGVDNVYAELGTVFGSTVVTHPRLAAAILGQLIQGFGVDHVIWGTDSIWYGTPQWQIEAFRRLEIPEDLQEKYGFTPLGPATGYVKRAIFGLNGARVFKIDHTAKLDPVPPDFKDKITTMKAEYQELGPEPSNTYYGWIRKRV; via the coding sequence ATGTGGCTTAGTAAGAAAGACTTACGTAAAGTGGTAAAAGCAGAGACCCATGCTTTCCGCTCGCCCGCGCCCACCCAGATGATATCAAGTGGGGAGTTTATGCCCCTTGCCCAGACTCCGGCGCAGTGCCATGTAGAGCAAAGAATCAAGGAGATAGCCGATATCCATGGCAAAAAGCTTGGGCTGAACCGACGGCAGTTCCTCCGGACGAGTTGCGGTATGGCTGCAATGTTCCTGGCGATGAACGAAGTGTTCGGCCCCCTTTTCCATATTGATCCAGTAGAAGCTGCGGATCCGGAAGCTGCTGAGGAGCGCCGGGCATCCCTGGCCGGTGAGTTCATCTTCGATGCACAAACCCACCATGTTCATAATGCCTACTCCTGGGGGGGTATCCTGTTCCTGACGCAGTATGCTCAAGGGAAAAATCCACAGAAGAAAGCCTGGAACCCTAAGTTAGGGACTATGCCGCCGACCTTGGATTGGCTGAAGTTTGACCAGTATGTCAAGGAGATTTTCCTGGACAGTGATACTAAAGTGGCACTCCTCAGTGGGTTTACATCTGAAACACCGGAAAATATGGCTCTGACATCGGACCAAATTGTAGAGAGCCGCAACCGTTTCAATGAGTTCACGGGAACCCGACGGATGCTGGCCCATGGCCTTTTCTGGCCAGGTAAAGAAGGTAATCTCGAAGAGATGGACCGACTGGTGAAAGAACTCAAAATTGATTCCTGGAAGGGATACACGGTGGGTGACCCGTTGTACGGGGAGTCCAAGTATCCCTGGATGATGAATGATGAGAAGATTGCCTTTCCTTGCTGGGAGCTAGCTGAAAAGTCAGGGGTCCGGAATGTATGTGTCCACAAAGGGCTGATGCCTCCCGATTATGAGCAGAGCTTCAAGAACTGGCGTTATGCTGGCGTAGAGGATGTCGGTGAGGCAGCCAAGGCCTTTCCCAACCTGAACTTCATTATCTACCACTCGGCCCTCAAACCACTCCTGGATGTTGAAGAAACAGCCGCAGAATTTGAAAAGACCGGTTATATCCCCTGGATTACCGATCTGGCCCAGATTCCGAAAAAATATGGTGTGGATAACGTTTATGCCGAGTTGGGAACAGTTTTTGGCTCAACGGTAGTTACCCATCCCCGACTGGCAGCAGCTATCCTGGGACAACTTATCCAGGGTTTTGGGGTAGACCATGTTATCTGGGGGACAGACTCAATCTGGTATGGAACACCCCAGTGGCAGATCGAGGCATTTCGACGGCTTGAAATCCCTGAAGATCTGCAAGAAAAATACGGCTTTACTCCTTTGGGACCCGCCACAGGCTATGTCAAGCGTGCCATCTTTGGCCTTAATGGAGCCCGAGTGTTCAAAATAGACCACACGGCCAAGCTCGATCCGGTACCGCCAGATTTCAAGGATAAGATTACCACCATGAAGGCCGAATATCAAGAATTGGGCCCAGAACCCAGTAATACTTACTACGGATGGATCCGGAAACGAGTTTAG